One Erythrobacter aureus DNA segment encodes these proteins:
- a CDS encoding glycosyltransferase family 87 protein, translated as MDWLRRADWLTHERVRGYALLLTFVSIGVLANSYMKAMGPAGTDFLAFWGAGHVVIGGDPAAAYDLALQERVQTGTGSEGWFAFVNPPPFLLAVTPFGALPFPVAWIAWVAITWSLWAWAGIRAFPRLWPLVIAYPGALIAAGHAQTGLLTGALLVLAAHELGKRQAISGAAIGALVIKPHLAVLAPFWFGAAGKWPAFTVAGVTATALVAISWAAFGSETIMAYTTSWRASGALLEGINPDFLRRMTTFYSQARLLGGDIAGLVLAVISGLAACAVALLASRRFGGDARAAGAAVLAATALASPYLFSYDLPFLIFPTLWLVMQGLKHGFRPHEKLLLVLLYFAPYATRALALPVGVNFMPIAALVLLALVWSRGGTSGPGTSRAP; from the coding sequence ATGGACTGGCTGCGCAGGGCGGACTGGCTGACGCACGAACGAGTGCGCGGCTACGCATTGCTCCTCACGTTCGTCAGCATTGGGGTGCTGGCCAATTCCTACATGAAGGCAATGGGGCCTGCGGGCACCGATTTCCTTGCCTTCTGGGGGGCGGGTCATGTCGTTATAGGAGGGGATCCCGCCGCCGCCTATGATCTGGCGTTGCAAGAGCGGGTCCAGACGGGGACGGGAAGCGAGGGATGGTTCGCATTCGTCAATCCGCCGCCTTTCCTGCTTGCTGTCACGCCCTTTGGTGCCCTGCCGTTTCCGGTCGCATGGATAGCCTGGGTGGCCATCACCTGGAGCTTGTGGGCATGGGCCGGCATTCGTGCGTTTCCTCGCCTTTGGCCACTCGTCATTGCCTATCCCGGGGCGCTGATCGCGGCGGGACACGCACAGACCGGCCTCCTGACAGGCGCCTTGCTGGTGCTGGCCGCGCATGAATTGGGCAAACGGCAAGCAATATCGGGGGCGGCAATCGGTGCCTTGGTGATAAAACCGCATCTTGCAGTGCTGGCGCCGTTTTGGTTCGGTGCAGCGGGCAAGTGGCCCGCTTTCACCGTTGCCGGCGTCACGGCAACGGCGCTGGTCGCGATTTCATGGGCTGCTTTCGGCAGCGAAACCATCATGGCCTATACCACAAGCTGGCGCGCGAGCGGTGCCCTGCTGGAAGGCATCAATCCCGATTTCCTGCGGCGCATGACGACGTTCTATTCCCAGGCACGGCTATTGGGAGGCGATATCGCGGGTCTGGTACTGGCTGTCATATCGGGACTGGCGGCTTGCGCGGTGGCCCTGCTTGCCTCACGCCGCTTCGGCGGCGATGCGCGTGCAGCAGGGGCCGCAGTCCTCGCCGCGACGGCGCTCGCCTCTCCCTATCTCTTCAGCTACGATCTGCCTTTCCTGATCTTCCCTACGCTCTGGCTGGTCATGCAGGGGCTGAAGCACGGTTTTCGCCCCCATGAAAAGCTGTTGCTCGTGCTGCTCTATTTTGCGCCCTATGCCACCCGCGCACTAGCGTTGCCCGTCGGGGTGAACTTCATGCCGATCGCCGCATTGGTACTGCTGGCGCTAGTCTGGAGCCGTGGCGGGACCAGCGGGCCGGGAACCTCTCGCGCACCCTAG
- a CDS encoding alanine/glycine:cation symporter family protein, whose amino-acid sequence MATSQAPSLGERLIQPVTNLSDFIWGGTWNGAEVLPFPPMTIVLLGIGLWIMVGLKFYPIIKLGSAFKGLFAGRKSQGEGEISPFAALSTALSGQVGTGNLAGVATAIALGGPGAIFWMWVTALFGMALAFAEGSLAIRYRERTSDGVLRGGPMTYIMMGLGKKWTWLAVVFCLGTLFSALVTGNSIQANAVADGLNELFGIEEWLGGLIVAILVFIVIIGGIKSIGNVAEKIVPFMAATYIVMAVIALILNFGDLGETFGLIFHGAFNPQAASGGFVGAAIILAIRAGVARGLFSNEAGQGSTAIAHAVAQTNDPETQGRMAMLGTFIDTIVICTMTALVILTVRGDFTAGGEAVAHAWQSDRVGFEMTSGAFAAAFPVEIASVPIGTLVASIALILFVFTTLLTWSYYGERAITFLYDRVKGSSRSGEKKLHMAWRVLWCVVIFLGAAQPSELVWRLGDISNAAMALPNLLALALLSGVVFKLAQGQRDAGPTHTAETPEEPEEY is encoded by the coding sequence ATGGCAACAAGCCAGGCACCGAGTCTGGGCGAGCGGCTGATTCAGCCGGTCACCAATTTATCCGATTTCATTTGGGGCGGGACCTGGAACGGGGCAGAAGTGCTCCCCTTCCCGCCCATGACCATTGTCCTGCTGGGCATTGGCCTGTGGATCATGGTGGGGCTTAAATTCTACCCCATCATCAAACTCGGCAGCGCCTTCAAGGGCCTCTTCGCCGGCCGCAAGAGCCAGGGCGAAGGCGAAATTTCCCCTTTCGCGGCGCTTTCCACCGCATTGTCCGGTCAGGTCGGGACAGGCAACCTTGCCGGCGTCGCAACCGCCATCGCGCTGGGCGGTCCCGGGGCGATCTTCTGGATGTGGGTCACGGCCCTGTTCGGTATGGCACTGGCCTTCGCCGAAGGCTCGCTCGCCATTCGCTACCGCGAGCGCACCAGCGATGGCGTACTGCGCGGCGGACCGATGACCTACATCATGATGGGTCTGGGCAAGAAATGGACCTGGCTCGCCGTGGTTTTCTGCCTCGGCACGCTGTTTTCCGCGCTGGTAACGGGCAACTCGATTCAGGCGAATGCCGTGGCGGATGGCCTCAACGAACTGTTCGGCATCGAGGAATGGCTCGGCGGGCTGATCGTCGCGATCCTCGTTTTCATCGTCATCATCGGCGGCATCAAGTCGATCGGCAATGTTGCCGAGAAAATCGTGCCCTTCATGGCGGCCACCTACATCGTCATGGCGGTCATTGCGCTGATCCTCAATTTCGGCGATCTGGGTGAAACCTTCGGCCTGATTTTCCACGGCGCTTTCAATCCGCAGGCGGCCAGCGGCGGCTTCGTGGGTGCGGCGATCATCCTCGCGATCCGTGCTGGCGTCGCACGGGGCCTGTTCTCCAACGAAGCCGGCCAGGGCTCGACCGCCATCGCCCATGCCGTCGCGCAGACCAACGATCCCGAAACGCAAGGCCGCATGGCCATGCTCGGCACCTTCATCGACACGATCGTAATTTGCACCATGACCGCGCTCGTCATCCTTACGGTGCGCGGCGATTTTACGGCGGGTGGCGAAGCCGTGGCCCACGCGTGGCAATCCGACCGGGTCGGCTTCGAAATGACCAGTGGAGCCTTTGCTGCGGCCTTCCCGGTCGAGATTGCCTCGGTTCCGATCGGTACGCTGGTAGCCTCGATCGCACTGATCCTGTTCGTCTTCACTACGCTGCTGACCTGGAGCTATTACGGCGAACGGGCGATCACCTTCCTCTATGACCGTGTGAAAGGCTCCAGCCGTTCGGGCGAGAAAAAGCTACACATGGCTTGGCGCGTCCTGTGGTGCGTGGTTATCTTCCTTGGCGCGGCACAGCCGAGCGAGCTGGTCTGGCGACTGGGAGACATTTCCAATGCCGCCATGGCCCTGCCGAACCTTCTCGCCCTTGCCCTGCTCAGCGGGGTGGTATTCAAGCTGGCGCAGGGCCAGAGGGATGCAGGCCCGACGCACACGGCCGAGACACCAGAAGAACCCGAAGAATACTGA
- the secE gene encoding preprotein translocase subunit SecE — protein MADEKKTSPAEFLRQVQAEGRKVVWPTREETVRTAIFVFIMTVILSLFFLGIDSLFSAVVRWLLTLA, from the coding sequence ATGGCAGACGAAAAGAAAACCAGCCCGGCGGAATTTCTTCGCCAGGTGCAGGCCGAAGGGCGCAAGGTCGTATGGCCGACGCGCGAGGAAACGGTGCGCACGGCGATTTTCGTGTTCATCATGACCGTCATCCTCTCGCTTTTCTTCCTTGGCATCGACTCGCTTTTCAGCGCCGTGGTGCGCTGGCTGCTGACGCTGGCCTGA